One stretch of Streptomyces sp. A2-16 DNA includes these proteins:
- a CDS encoding GntR family transcriptional regulator produces MSKQPKYRQVADVLRREIANGTYAPGARLPSENDLQQRFDASRNTIRNGLSLLVGEGLISSSQGLGYEVKSQEVFELNASRFENLTFPQNGDAYSTDVTNAGRRPHQTFRVEMLPTPQEVAERLKVEPGTTAVLRFCHRYVDDVPWSTQATYYPSWLVDASPRLAEPGDIEEGTTRYLAAQGIEQIGYFDEIAARMPTPEEARLLEVGAGVPVLLWTRTGYSADRPIRCTITTFRGDLNRMNYEIGDLAARSENT; encoded by the coding sequence ATGAGCAAGCAGCCGAAGTACCGACAAGTCGCGGACGTCCTACGTCGCGAGATCGCCAACGGCACCTACGCGCCCGGCGCTCGGCTGCCCTCCGAGAACGACCTACAGCAGCGGTTCGACGCGTCGCGGAACACCATCAGGAACGGCCTAAGCCTGCTGGTCGGAGAGGGTCTCATCTCGTCCAGCCAGGGGCTTGGCTACGAGGTGAAGTCGCAAGAAGTGTTCGAACTCAACGCCTCCCGCTTCGAGAACCTGACCTTCCCGCAGAACGGTGACGCCTACAGCACGGACGTGACCAACGCGGGGCGCCGGCCGCACCAGACCTTCCGAGTCGAGATGCTGCCGACGCCGCAAGAGGTCGCTGAGCGCTTGAAGGTCGAGCCCGGTACGACGGCAGTATTGCGGTTTTGTCATCGCTACGTGGACGACGTCCCTTGGTCCACTCAGGCCACCTACTATCCATCGTGGCTGGTCGACGCATCACCGCGACTGGCTGAGCCTGGAGACATCGAAGAGGGCACAACCCGATACCTGGCTGCTCAAGGCATCGAGCAGATCGGGTACTTCGACGAAATCGCCGCGCGGATGCCGACCCCGGAAGAGGCGCGGCTGTTGGAGGTCGGAGCAGGCGTACCGGTCCTGCTCTGGACGCGAACCGGCTACTCGGCTGACCGCCCGATCCGGTGCACCATCACCACCTTCCGGGGCGACTTGAACCGGATGAACTACGAGATTGGCGATCTGGCCGCCCGGAGCGAGAACACGTGA
- a CDS encoding DUF6284 family protein, which translates to MNPIVTVQDAVTAFADYMEPTDAELDAIDREMPVILADIDLLDAHIATLDRTPSELDQRRIRRARRRALAARVELINHTVTASGVGA; encoded by the coding sequence ATGAACCCCATCGTGACTGTTCAGGATGCTGTTACCGCGTTCGCCGACTACATGGAGCCGACGGATGCGGAGCTGGACGCGATTGACCGCGAGATGCCGGTCATCCTCGCGGACATTGACCTGCTGGACGCGCACATCGCCACCCTCGACCGCACCCCGAGCGAGCTGGATCAGCGGCGCATCCGCCGGGCCCGCCGCCGAGCGCTGGCCGCGCGGGTGGAACTGATCAACCACACGGTCACCGCCTCGGGGGTCGGGGCGTGA
- a CDS encoding DUF6303 family protein encodes MTAQTFTAQMSVFKGQWRLYVVLLNTTDPWPEFTFAGSLAVPTFTQRSDALSVLGFESVPAAEWQWTEDSDTPEDPASPVVLIAATRVRSREGWGA; translated from the coding sequence GTGACGGCACAGACGTTCACGGCGCAGATGTCCGTGTTCAAGGGCCAGTGGCGCCTGTACGTGGTGCTGCTGAACACCACCGACCCGTGGCCGGAGTTCACCTTCGCCGGCTCGCTCGCGGTGCCGACGTTCACGCAGCGCTCCGATGCGCTCAGCGTGCTCGGCTTCGAGTCGGTACCGGCCGCTGAGTGGCAGTGGACCGAGGACAGCGACACCCCGGAGGACCCCGCTTCGCCGGTCGTTCTGATCGCCGCGACGCGGGTGCGTTCACGGGAGGGGTGGGGAGCGTGA